The DNA segment CATTATCAACCCCATTGGTTTGTTGCCAGTGTTTGTGAGCTTAACCAGTCATCAAACCGAAGCCGAGCGCAACCATACGGGTAAAGTGGCTAACTTTGCGGTGGTGGTGATCCTGCTGGTGACCATAGTGGCGGGGCAACATATTTTGAATATGTTTAGCATTTCACTCTCGGCCTTTAGGATCGCTGGCGGCACCTTGATCGCGATTATTGCGATGTCGATGCTGCAGGGTAAATTGGGTGAAGTAAAACGCAACCAAGAGGAAGACCGCGAATCTTCGGCGATGGAGTCAGTGGCGGTGGTGCCGTTAGCCTTGCCGTTAATGGCAGGCCCTGGTGCGATTAGCTCGGTCATCGTGTTTGCCGCAGAGCATAATTCCTTCTCCAATTTTGTGGCGATGTTTATCACAGTGATCATTTTTGGCTTGGTGAGTTTCGCCCTGTTCAGAATGGCATCAATCATCTACAAAATTCTTGGTAAAACAGGGATTAACGTTATTACCCGTTTGATGGGGCTATTAATGCTGTCGATTGGGATTGAGGTGATTGCCGCTGGTATTAAAGGGCTGTTCCCACAACTTTTTAGCTAAAAATGAAGATGGGAGGACACCAAGTCCTCCCTTGTTTTAACTGTGGCATTGGCACAATTATCGACCTAGTTCTTTTGGTTTCCCTTAAGTCTTATTCTCCGACTAGAGTAGGTCTTCTACCACGCTAATGAGTGCAAGCATCTGTTTTTTAGGTATTTAGCAGTTGCTAAATTAGCGCAAAATGGTCGTTATCGTGTTAATCCTATGCTATACCTTATTTGTCTTACTTTTTAACCCCATCTAATAAGGATATCGCTATGAAATGGCAATGGATTGGCAACCTCAGCTTAAAGCAAAAATTACTTATGGTTGTATTGCCACCGTTATTTGCGTGTTTTCTGTATGGTGCGTTGTTT comes from the Shewanella mangrovisoli genome and includes:
- a CDS encoding YchE family NAAT transporter, translated to MELTLYVKFFLGLVAIINPIGLLPVFVSLTSHQTEAERNHTGKVANFAVVVILLVTIVAGQHILNMFSISLSAFRIAGGTLIAIIAMSMLQGKLGEVKRNQEEDRESSAMESVAVVPLALPLMAGPGAISSVIVFAAEHNSFSNFVAMFITVIIFGLVSFALFRMASIIYKILGKTGINVITRLMGLLMLSIGIEVIAAGIKGLFPQLFS